TTGTTAATCATCGGCCAGTTCCCGGTTGGCTTCATAAAGTTTCATGTACTTGTAGAAGTTTGTCGCCATATGCGAAAAGGCAATGATCAAACCCACGTGGCCGTCTAAAAATCCGCGTTTTAACACATAGGTTCTAAAAAACGAATAAAAACCGTTAAGAATCGCTTTGGCGGGGCTCGAAGACTTTATGCCACGGTGACTCTGCGCAAATAGGGTGGAGTAACGGTCCACTTTGACGATGAAGTCAGAGATGCTGTGGTAGCTATAGTGCAACATGCTGCCACCTTGAAGCTCTGCGAGCTTTAGCCCGACGTCGATCAGATTTTCATGGACATGGTTGTCTGTAAACCGGGTGTTACCACGGTGGTACAGCCTCCGAATTTTCTGGTTGTTCCAGCCGCAATGTTTGACCTGATAGTTTTTATAAAAAGCTTTGAAATTTACGACATAGATGGTTGAAGGGTCTAATGTCGACTGGTGCACAGCGGTGGCTAGTTCCGGCTCGATCGCCTCGTCTGAGTCGATGATGAGCACCCAATCGTGCTTGGCGAGACTTGCGGCTTTGTTTTTGGTTGGCCCAAAGCCTTCGAATTCGCCCTCTATCAATCGGACATTGGGGAATCGCCGTGCGATTTCGGCGGTTTGATCGGTCGAGCCATTATCAAACACCACGACATCATCGAAGCTAGCAAGGCTTGACAGGCTTTGCTCAATAGTCGCTGCCCCATTTTTCACGATCATGACTGCGGAGATTAAATTGGCCATTGTGTCACTGACTATCCGGTTCAGTAGGGCTTAGTGGAGATGCAGCAGGGTCTTGATCCGCTCTTTGCGGTTAGCCCGCTGTTTATGGGCATTGGAAGAGGATATCGCTTTTTCGATTAGTGTCGTAGCAGCTTCGCCACTTGCTGTCGCGTAGGCAGAAATAATGATGTTTAAATCGTCATCGTCTGCCCACAGCATTTTAAAGTTTTCCATCCGGGCGTCCAAAGATAGCGGCCTAAATTCCATTCGGTTCACATCTACCAGGCAAAATTGCCACTGACCTGCGCCATTTTGCTTCCCGCTGGCCGTACCGCTTGATTTTGAAAACAGAATATTTCCTGGCGAGAAATCTCGGTGATAAACCTGGTGCTGATGAAGCTTCCAGGCAAATCTGCCAAAGGCTTTAAGAATCTCCCGCCGATTAGGGTGGTTTGGGTTAGTGAGTGGGTCCCGAATGGTCTGTGCATTTGGCCAGGCATGGCTGACATAAAAGCTTTCATACAGCCCTCCCGATCGGTGATGCTCAATAAACCCTACAGGGCTTGGCGTGGGAAGATCAAGTGA
The nucleotide sequence above comes from beta proteobacterium MWH-UniP1. Encoded proteins:
- a CDS encoding glycosyltransferase family 2 protein, with the protein product MANLISAVMIVKNGAATIEQSLSSLASFDDVVVFDNGSTDQTAEIARRFPNVRLIEGEFEGFGPTKNKAASLAKHDWVLIIDSDEAIEPELATAVHQSTLDPSTIYVVNFKAFYKNYQVKHCGWNNQKIRRLYHRGNTRFTDNHVHENLIDVGLKLAELQGGSMLHYSYHSISDFIVKVDRYSTLFAQSHRGIKSSSPAKAILNGFYSFFRTYVLKRGFLDGHVGLIIAFSHMATNFYKYMKLYEANRELADD
- a CDS encoding lipopolysaccharide kinase InaA family protein; this encodes MSGADNTVWQIAPGQERFVDFLLALNTTFAQQGSTIYHARNELKEFTVDGDVLIVKSFGVPDALRRLIYGRFRQSKAQKSFNNAVRLQSLDLPTPSPVGFIEHHRSGGLYESFYVSHAWPNAQTIRDPLTNPNHPNRREILKAFGRFAWKLHQHQVYHRDFSPGNILFSKSSGTASGKQNGAGQWQFCLVDVNRMEFRPLSLDARMENFKMLWADDDDLNIIISAYATASGEAATTLIEKAISSSNAHKQRANRKERIKTLLHLH